The DNA region TATTATCTTACTCTTCTTATTCTTAGAACAATCTGCTCCTAATATTATCATCCATGTATATGCTATACATAAGCATAAATATAAGTTTTCAAAATATATAAGACTGTTTGTCCATGTATCTTCCATATTGAAGCCACTGGATTTTAAATCTCTAAACATTTCTTCTATAATAAATCTTTTCTTATATTCATTAACAGCATTCTTACTATCAAGATTGGTTACTATATACCAGGTATCCGCTGCTTCTTCTGCCTTACAAACTGCTAAATTGCATCTATATTTTTCAGCACTTAGTAAAATTCCATTAAACTTTTTTACGCCTTTTTTTAGAGTTTTTATATCTCTAAGGTATTTTATTTTTTCTTTCCCTTCTATATTTACAAGCATATCATTGGTACATCTTATACAATATTTCCATCCTATTTTATTTATAAACTTAAATAAATCTATACTCTTAAAACCTCTATCTGCCAGCAATACAACTTCATAATTATATGAACTTATAAGATCCTTAATCTCTTCTATTCCCTGTTTTATATGTTTGAAATTTTTATTATCTTTTTCATTATATTCAAATATTTTATACCATAGTGGAACTGCTCTTTTTCCCACTTTCAGCGAAAATTTAAGTATTAAAAATTTATCTTCCAGTGTTGTATGGTCAAATATTACAACCAGTTTATTAGTGGTACTTCTTTTTATATAATTTATCATAATTTCATCGATAAAATTATAATATAGGTAGTCTGACTTTATTGTTGAACTTGAAAAAAATCTATAAATTCTTTTTATTTTACTTTCTTCATTGGCTTCTGTATAGTAATCCTTTAGCTTTTCTGATATTTCTGAGATTATAACTGATTTTGATAACAATATTCCCAAAACAATATATACTAAATTTTTTAGTTTCTTGGATGATATGGGTAAAATCTCATATAGCATTTTTCCTAATTCTGCGGTAATATATTCTTGATTGTTAAGCATAGCCAATTCTCCTTTTTTATAAGTTTGTTTGTCCGAATTTAACTTATATTTTAGGGCTTGGCTATGTTTTTTTCTATCCTTTTTTTCATGTTACTTTATTCCATGTTAATTTTTCTCTTTTTACTGTCCTTACGTCAGATGTTAAACCTGTTTGGCCTGAGGAGATAGGCAAACAGCAAAAACAAATGCATTTTGGTTTCCAAGTAGATGACTTGCTTACTGCTGTATTACAAGCAGAAGCATTAGGAGCTTGCAAAGCAGAAAGCCAGTTTGGTGGGAATAGCTTTGTTACTATGTTTGACCCCGAGGGTCACCCATTTTGCCTAAGCGTAAAATAAGCATAATCAGATGTTGTTTTTCTTCACAATGTTCATTAATTACGTCTTAAACTAATGTACGATTTTAGATAAAACCTTACATTCGTAAAAATAGCATAAAGCGTTGATATATAAAGGCTTATAGTAGGTTTAACTAAAGCCTTTTTTCTTATTATACATTTAAATGTATTGTTTTATATGATATATTACAAATGTAGTACATTGACTTTATGCACTCTGGCAAACTTTCGCGGAATGAATTTCAAAGATTTGAATTGTTAAGAAAAGCATATTATAGGCTAAATAATTACATTTATGGGGATATGCTTTTCTTAACGTACGAAATATCATTTTTGCGTATGCTACCCCTACATGGGCAGATTTTCGACGGGATGATATTACCATGATTAACAGGGAATATGGAGCTGGTTCAAGAGTACTGCTTGATGAGAATTTAAAACTTCTTGGAATATATGGAAGCTCCGTTAAGGGATACGATAATGAAACCCAGTCACACCTAGCGGTTGCCAGTGCAGTCAGCAGCGGTAAGGCTGATGTGGCAGTAGGTAGCGAAAAGATAGCGAGACAGGTGGACAACATAGAATTTATTCCACTCCAGAAAGAAAGATATGATTTGGTTATCAGAAAAGAAGACCTGCACACTACAGAGATTGAAACCTTGCTGAAAATTATCCGATCAGATGCATTTAAGAATGAGTTTGAACATATAGGTGGATATGATACAAGTGAGATGGGTAAAATTGTTGCAGAGATATAATTTAACCTAATAATTCCTTTTCTATAAATTATAATTATTATATTAAATTAATACTCATTATAGATATCCACTTTCATAATTAAACATTATTTTAAGCTATAAGGCATTTTAATTTTATATCCTAAAACATAAATTTATATATGAAGTTGTTTATTTATAGTAAAAAATTATGAATCAAAGTAAAAAAATATGAAGTCAAAAAGGGGAATTCTTAATGGAATTTATAGGAGTATGTCTTATCACAAGTAATGTTTCTGCCCTGACGGAATTTTACATGGTAATAATGTCCATGCAGAATTGAAAACTGATGGAGGAAATATTGCAATATTTTCTGTAGAAGGGATGGAAAGTATGGCCCATAATTCTATGTGTGGAGTAGGATATGGAGGCTTTACAATAAACTTTAGAGTAAAGGATGTTGATTCAGAATATGAAAGACTCAAAGCATTAGGTGTAGAATTTGTTATGCTACCAACAACACATCCATGGGGAGCGAGGTCTTTCTGGTTTAGAGACCCTGATTGTAATATTGTTAATTTTGTTAGCATAGTAAAAAATAATTAATTCATATCAAATAAATATAATATTGAACTAATTTAGTACAGAACCTTCTAATATAGTTTACTAAATACAATTCTCAGAAGTATTAATAAAGGGGAAAGATTATGAATAATTTTATGATTGGAATGTATGGAAAATACAATTATAAAAAATTTGATAGGAACTTCAGAAAGGATTTTTATGGAATAGAAGCATGCCTATTTGAGAATGAAAGGAGAAAAAAATGACTAAATCTCATATAGCTTTTAGAGAACTACATTCAGGGGAGGAAGATACTGTTTGTAAATTAGTAATTGATTGTTTTAATCACTTTATTGCACCAGAATATCCCTATGAAGGAGTTAGAGAATTTATCAATTATGTAAAACCAGATTTGTTAAAAGAACGGTTGAAAAATATAAGCTATTCTTTTGTGGCATTGTATAAAGATGAAATTGTTGGAGCTATTGAAGTGAGAAACGCAAATCATATTTCATTATTATTTGTTAAAAAAGAATATCAAAGAATTGGAATAGCAAAAAATTTACTGAAAATATCATTAGATAAATCTAAAAATATAGATGATTCAATTAGTGAAATTGAAGTTAATTCATCGCCTTATGCTGTTGAAATTTACAAAAGTATGGATTTTATCGAAACGGATGTAGAGCAAGTTGTAAATGGAATAAAATTTATTCCGATGAAATTAGTTTTAAGTTAATTCACATTTTCCTTTAGATATAGTTATTATAACTATGCATTCTTTATTTCACAAATAAAATCTGGAAATACTGTTTAACTAAAAGGGCGGAATTCTCCCATCTTCTATAAGAGGGAGATGGATAGCCCTTATTATTTTAGGTTCGATACCTAAAATAATAACTTCTTGACGAATTAGTATAGATGAAGTATTCTAAAATCAGTAGTAAATATATAAATGAGGTAAACAAATGAATTTAGATACAAATAATCATTCAGTATTCTTACTAAATTATCATTTAGTATTGGTTATAAAATATAGACGAAAAGTAATAAATGGTGAAATATCAAACAGGCTAAAGGAAATATTCGAGTATATATGCCCTAAATATAATATTACTTCAGGTGAATGGAATCATGATAAAGACCATGTACATATATTATTTAGAGGTTCACCAAACACAGATATATCAAAATTCCTAAATGCTTATAAAAGTGCCAGTAGTAGGCTTATAAAAAAAGAGTTTCCATCAATAAAAAAGCAATTATGGAAAGAATATTTTTGGAGTAGGAGTTATTGCCTTATAACAACTGGAGGTGCTCCAATAGATATAGTTAGAAAGTATATTGAAGATCAAGGAATGAAATGAGGTGTGGAAATGCTAAAAGCTTACAAATTCAGAATATACCCAAATGAAGAACAAAAATTATATTTAGCTAAGACTTTTGGATGTACTAGATTTGTATATAATAAAATGTTAGCAGATAGAATTAAATCTTATGAGGAAAACAAAGATTTAGATATTAAGCAAATAAAATATCCTACACCAGCACAATATAAAAATGAATTTGATTGGCTTAAAGAAGTTGATAGTTTAGCACTTGCTAATGCTCAAATGAATTTGGATAAAGCTTATAAGAATTTTTTTAGAGATAAATCAATGGGATTTCCTAAGTTCAAGAAAAAAACCAATACCAATAATTACACAACAAATAATCAAAATGGCACTGTATACATTGAAAATAGTCATATAAAAATACCTAAATTAAAGTCTATGATTAAGATAAAAGAGCATAGACAATTCAATGGATTAATTAAGTCTTGCACTGTATCTCAAGTGCCTAGTGGAAAATATTATATATCCATATTAGCTGATTGCGAAAACATTCAACTACCTAAAACAGATAAAAAGGTAGGAGTAGATTTAGGAA from Clostridium pasteurianum BC1 includes:
- a CDS encoding VOC family protein, which produces MLHGNNVHAELKTDGGNIAIFSVEGMESMAHNSMCGVGYGGFTINFRVKDVDSEYERLKALGVEFVMLPTTHPWGARSFWFRDPDCNIVNFVSIVKNN
- a CDS encoding substrate-binding domain-containing protein, yielding MFAYATPTWADFRRDDITMINREYGAGSRVLLDENLKLLGIYGSSVKGYDNETQSHLAVASAVSSGKADVAVGSEKIARQVDNIEFIPLQKERYDLVIRKEDLHTTEIETLLKIIRSDAFKNEFEHIGGYDTSEMGKIVAEI
- the tnpB gene encoding IS200/IS605 family element RNA-guided endonuclease TnpB, with the protein product MLKAYKFRIYPNEEQKLYLAKTFGCTRFVYNKMLADRIKSYEENKDLDIKQIKYPTPAQYKNEFDWLKEVDSLALANAQMNLDKAYKNFFRDKSMGFPKFKKKTNTNNYTTNNQNGTVYIENSHIKIPKLKSMIKIKEHRQFNGLIKSCTVSQVPSGKYYISILADCENIQLPKTDKKVGVDLGIKEFAITSDGEFFRNPKHLKKSEKRLAKLQKDLSRKQEGSNNRRKARIKVSKLHEKITNQRKDMLHKVSTQLINENQVIVIEDLKVSNMIKNHKLAKSIADVSFAEFRRMLAYKAEWYGREIIIAPSNYASSQLCSNCGNKSSQTKDLSCRTYICPVCGMIMDRDINASKNLLKLAM
- a CDS encoding GNAT family N-acetyltransferase; protein product: MTKSHIAFRELHSGEEDTVCKLVIDCFNHFIAPEYPYEGVREFINYVKPDLLKERLKNISYSFVALYKDEIVGAIEVRNANHISLLFVKKEYQRIGIAKNLLKISLDKSKNIDDSISEIEVNSSPYAVEIYKSMDFIETDVEQVVNGIKFIPMKLVLS
- the tnpA gene encoding IS200/IS605 family transposase, producing the protein MNLDTNNHSVFLLNYHLVLVIKYRRKVINGEISNRLKEIFEYICPKYNITSGEWNHDKDHVHILFRGSPNTDISKFLNAYKSASSRLIKKEFPSIKKQLWKEYFWSRSYCLITTGGAPIDIVRKYIEDQGMK
- a CDS encoding IS4 family transposase encodes the protein MLNNQEYITAELGKMLYEILPISSKKLKNLVYIVLGILLSKSVIISEISEKLKDYYTEANEESKIKRIYRFFSSSTIKSDYLYYNFIDEIMINYIKRSTTNKLVVIFDHTTLEDKFLILKFSLKVGKRAVPLWYKIFEYNEKDNKNFKHIKQGIEEIKDLISSYNYEVVLLADRGFKSIDLFKFINKIGWKYCIRCTNDMLVNIEGKEKIKYLRDIKTLKKGVKKFNGILLSAEKYRCNLAVCKAEEAADTWYIVTNLDSKNAVNEYKKRFIIEEMFRDLKSSGFNMEDTWTNSLIYFENLYLCLCIAYTWMIILGADCSKNKKSKIIGATKKIRNKIVRIYSLFSSGLTWFNRCYDSNRKKYALKFNLILYDI
- a CDS encoding VOC family protein; the protein is MGKQQKQMHFGFQVDDLLTAVLQAEALGACKAESQFGGNSFVTMFDPEGHPFCLSVK